The candidate division KSB1 bacterium genome window below encodes:
- a CDS encoding tetratricopeptide repeat protein, with protein sequence MILENHKISVVCFLILSFVLFFSTLHSQESPGQDIKQFRNLTEAIKGSEELLAKYPESNFTPNVMFQLVELYAKRSVLKFQREMLVFEEEEKNFEKGLLKKEPGLPRIDYRAAIKLAEELLQKFPNVGFRDKVMYRIAYCRLEAGSEKKAMEYFDQLAEETNDKQLLEESYFRLGEHYFEKKVYNKAVVYYDRLLNSWDSPYFDMALYKLGWCYYNVDDFSQSIATFLFLIEDSELLERLETELGKTKADLRSEAIKNVSINFAEFGGAAKAGEFLKEYKDKDFTEQILLHLAEIFQKRNFYEDAIETLNVLIGFYPNKPKAAIFQKTIVDNYELAGAKGRADAEREKLVDQYGPGSPWLKQIPKGEVRQEILDIAEEFLYTLGSEAHERARQSEKSAAYELAINKYKEFIEKFESSERAHKVQFYLAECFYEIGKFVEAAESYYDLILKYPDSEFRDTSAYNRVLAYNHLLHNDGIVDSKEFFLFNFLGKSLEKLDVIDVLSSNQAQLLQACNDFYLFHSGSPKLPEVLMNYAQILYELEYVSLAREVYRKVVDHSPSNPLVPQAYMMMAQCDFKQENYLQADSLFQTVVRLFPDSSQYVSKANKMIASSRFKNAEMHLQNGDSTLAAREFEKISSLTADPAIAERALFEAALQYENLGNKNKAIELYEMMSLQFSESQLIDESFFKAGVLSEDLENWQRAATNYLALYKHDQNSRYAAKSLFFAAKCYENVGDFDRARSYFQEYTISYADDPDRYMEAAFRRGEIAYNQNLNEIALIDFGFVIDAHKKFVGQNIAVESYIPANAQFMIAEISFKSFDKIKLKPPLKRNLKRKRLAFTKAIKAYTEAAKFKVADWTTASSYKIGATFEAFADAVFKSPRPRGLSGEDLKKYDDKLWKTVVPFKEKALEAYQANLKQAAENNIKNNWVLESKKRVEALSTELGVTQVKLSQEAGS encoded by the coding sequence ATGATTCTTGAAAATCATAAAATCTCAGTTGTCTGCTTCCTGATTTTGAGCTTTGTTTTATTTTTTTCCACTTTGCACAGCCAGGAATCTCCCGGCCAGGACATTAAGCAGTTTCGTAATTTAACCGAAGCTATAAAAGGGTCTGAGGAGCTGCTTGCCAAGTATCCTGAAAGTAATTTTACCCCGAACGTCATGTTCCAGCTTGTCGAGCTTTACGCAAAACGTTCGGTCCTAAAATTCCAACGGGAGATGCTGGTTTTTGAAGAAGAGGAGAAGAATTTTGAAAAAGGGCTGCTGAAAAAGGAGCCTGGCCTTCCGCGAATCGATTACAGGGCTGCCATTAAACTGGCTGAGGAGTTGCTGCAAAAATTTCCAAATGTCGGCTTTCGCGACAAAGTCATGTATAGAATTGCTTATTGCCGGCTTGAAGCGGGAAGTGAAAAGAAGGCCATGGAGTATTTTGATCAACTCGCCGAAGAAACAAATGACAAGCAGCTTCTCGAGGAGTCCTATTTTCGATTGGGCGAGCACTATTTTGAAAAAAAAGTATATAATAAAGCAGTCGTTTATTACGACCGTCTCCTGAACAGTTGGGACAGTCCATACTTTGATATGGCGTTGTATAAATTGGGATGGTGCTACTACAACGTGGACGATTTTTCTCAATCCATCGCAACGTTTTTATTTCTGATTGAGGACTCGGAATTATTAGAACGCCTTGAAACCGAACTGGGAAAAACAAAGGCTGATTTACGCAGTGAAGCCATCAAGAATGTCTCAATTAATTTTGCTGAATTTGGTGGCGCTGCTAAGGCGGGTGAATTCTTAAAGGAATATAAAGATAAAGATTTCACAGAACAGATATTGCTGCATCTGGCGGAGATTTTCCAAAAGCGAAATTTTTATGAAGATGCCATCGAAACTCTGAATGTTCTTATTGGTTTTTATCCGAATAAACCAAAAGCAGCAATATTCCAGAAAACAATTGTTGATAATTATGAATTAGCCGGTGCAAAAGGCAGGGCTGACGCAGAAAGAGAAAAATTAGTTGACCAGTATGGTCCGGGCAGTCCGTGGTTAAAGCAAATTCCGAAGGGCGAAGTTCGGCAGGAAATCTTAGACATTGCTGAGGAGTTTTTGTACACTCTCGGTTCCGAAGCCCATGAAAGAGCGCGGCAATCTGAAAAGAGTGCAGCTTATGAGTTGGCGATTAATAAATATAAAGAATTCATTGAAAAATTTGAGTCCTCTGAAAGAGCCCACAAAGTACAATTTTACCTCGCTGAATGTTTTTACGAAATTGGAAAGTTCGTTGAGGCCGCCGAGTCTTACTACGATTTAATCTTAAAATATCCCGATTCGGAATTTCGCGATACCTCAGCTTACAACCGTGTGCTCGCTTATAATCATCTCCTGCATAATGACGGAATAGTCGATTCGAAGGAATTTTTCCTGTTCAACTTTCTCGGTAAGTCGCTAGAAAAATTAGATGTAATAGATGTTTTAAGTAGCAACCAGGCGCAGTTACTGCAAGCCTGCAACGATTTTTACCTGTTCCATTCCGGGAGTCCCAAGCTCCCCGAGGTTTTAATGAATTATGCTCAAATTCTCTACGAGCTTGAGTACGTTTCTTTGGCAAGGGAGGTCTACCGAAAAGTTGTGGACCATTCGCCTTCGAATCCTTTGGTGCCACAGGCCTACATGATGATGGCTCAATGCGATTTTAAACAGGAGAATTATTTACAGGCAGATTCATTGTTTCAGACCGTTGTCCGGCTATTTCCGGATTCTTCACAGTATGTTTCTAAAGCGAACAAAATGATTGCCTCATCGAGATTCAAAAACGCTGAGATGCATTTGCAAAACGGGGACAGTACTCTTGCCGCAAGAGAGTTCGAGAAAATCTCAAGCTTGACCGCAGATCCGGCAATCGCAGAACGAGCATTATTTGAAGCTGCACTGCAATATGAAAATCTTGGTAATAAAAATAAAGCTATCGAACTCTACGAAATGATGTCGCTGCAATTTTCTGAGTCGCAGCTTATTGATGAATCCTTTTTTAAAGCGGGCGTTTTAAGCGAAGATCTTGAAAATTGGCAGCGAGCCGCGACGAACTATTTAGCCTTGTATAAACACGATCAAAACTCGAGGTACGCTGCAAAGAGCTTGTTTTTTGCGGCCAAATGTTATGAAAACGTCGGTGATTTCGATAGAGCCAGAAGCTATTTTCAGGAATACACCATCAGTTATGCGGATGACCCTGATCGCTATATGGAAGCCGCTTTCAGACGAGGCGAAATTGCTTATAATCAAAACTTGAATGAAATTGCATTAATAGATTTTGGATTTGTGATCGATGCTCATAAAAAATTTGTTGGGCAAAATATCGCCGTGGAAAGTTATATTCCGGCCAACGCGCAGTTCATGATTGCTGAAATTTCTTTCAAATCTTTTGATAAAATCAAGCTCAAACCTCCCCTGAAACGGAATCTCAAACGAAAAAGGTTGGCGTTTACAAAAGCGATCAAAGCCTACACCGAAGCTGCTAAATTTAAAGTAGCGGATTGGACGACAGCTTCATCCTATAAAATAGGCGCGACCTTTGAGGCTTTCGCCGATGCCGTGTTTAAATCACCGCGTCCCAGAGGTTTATCCGGCGAAGATTTGAAAAAATATGATGACAAATTATGGAAAACGGTTGTACCTTTTAAAGAAAAAGCACTTGAAGCCTATCAGGCAAACTTAAAACAAGCGGCGGAAAACAACATTAAAAATAATTGGGTTTTGGAGAGTAAAAAACGAGTTGAGGCGTTAAGCACCGAGCTCGGAGTTACTCAAGTGAAATTAAGTCAGGAGGCCGGTTCTTGA
- a CDS encoding phosphatase PAP2 family protein: protein MFVERSSEAESAKPAEKNKGVSNHRLLSHLRLVDIAISIHLSAVAILLIFFHQGVENWPFFVLGNFAFIVGLIYYIRLADRKSSKILTFFRDCYPFFIFTFVFKEIALVINILFPFWLESHLINWDLIVFGTHPTVWVQQFYRPWLTELMAFSYWSYYILFPISGFTLYFQKDKSLYFSFVFRLSFTLLTCYFLYLFLGARGPHETLASLHLDREYVFIFDKFVKSIQDAASISGAAFPSSHVAAVWVVLIYMFRFKKWLGLTLLPLTLALTVSVVYLQYHYAVDPIAGILVVCITYPLAGILEKRFS, encoded by the coding sequence ATGTTTGTTGAAAGAAGTTCTGAAGCCGAAAGTGCGAAACCTGCAGAGAAAAACAAAGGTGTTTCAAACCACCGTCTCCTAAGCCACCTTCGACTGGTCGATATTGCCATCAGTATACACCTTAGCGCTGTAGCAATTCTTCTGATTTTTTTCCATCAAGGGGTTGAAAATTGGCCGTTTTTTGTCTTGGGCAATTTTGCATTTATCGTGGGTTTGATTTACTACATTCGGCTCGCCGATAGAAAATCCTCCAAAATCCTAACGTTCTTCCGAGACTGCTACCCTTTTTTTATTTTCACGTTTGTGTTTAAGGAAATAGCGCTTGTTATCAATATACTATTCCCGTTCTGGCTGGAATCTCATTTAATCAACTGGGATTTAATAGTTTTTGGGACTCATCCAACAGTTTGGGTGCAGCAATTTTACCGGCCCTGGTTAACGGAATTGATGGCATTTTCATATTGGTCTTACTACATTCTCTTTCCGATTTCGGGCTTCACTTTATATTTTCAAAAAGATAAATCTCTTTATTTTTCTTTCGTTTTCAGATTATCTTTCACCTTGTTGACTTGCTATTTTTTATACTTGTTTTTGGGCGCCCGAGGACCGCATGAAACCCTGGCATCTTTGCATTTAGATCGCGAGTATGTTTTTATATTCGATAAATTCGTTAAATCCATTCAAGACGCCGCTTCGATTTCAGGAGCTGCCTTTCCCAGTTCACACGTGGCCGCAGTATGGGTCGTCTTGATTTATATGTTTCGTTTTAAAAAGTGGCTGGGCTTGACCCTTCTCCCGCTAACTCTGGCTTTGACGGTGTCAGTTGTCTATTTGCAGTATCATTATGCAGTCGATCCAATTGCCGGTATTTTAGTGGTTTGTATCACTTATCCGCTTGCAGGAATTTTGGAAAAAAGGTTCTCGTAA
- a CDS encoding VOC family protein, with product MTGETKFVLEQFYPNEAEAQELVGRFVGLSFAVSDIAETYRKLQGKGVEFTHPPVRQFWGGLMIHFRDPDGNILTLLQEPND from the coding sequence TTGACTGGTGAAACAAAATTTGTTTTAGAACAGTTCTATCCAAATGAAGCTGAAGCGCAAGAACTGGTAGGCCGGTTTGTTGGTCTATCGTTCGCTGTATCAGATATTGCTGAAACCTATCGAAAGTTACAAGGGAAAGGAGTTGAATTTACGCACCCTCCCGTAAGGCAGTTTTGGGGAGGTCTCATGATTCATTTTCGAGATCCGGACGGCAATATTTTGACCCTGCTTCAAGAGCCAAATGATTAG
- a CDS encoding DUF1186 domain-containing protein → MKQGGKLNIDQIVKKFRLNDKWIDESQIDEILSFGSQTVPHLERILKDAASKSTGIDLKIPGNPGRFVPAYSLYLLAHLRSEDSLDAILEFFSQKQETLDYWLHDFLNEDIWEIVYLLGQNQLEKLQGFVLNKEHNCFARLAVCTALIQIALNFQAKKRTVSEIFTELLKSENEDSEFIGLLVSELMDLRDEALKPLMLKALEKNLIWSGIISSEEVNSGFKKKRVRKIVPLELAQRIEYFKQYAYGATTSSRTSRQEKRRILEESL, encoded by the coding sequence ATGAAACAGGGTGGAAAACTTAACATAGACCAGATTGTCAAAAAGTTTCGTTTAAATGATAAATGGATCGATGAGAGTCAAATTGATGAAATTTTATCTTTTGGTTCTCAAACGGTTCCACATTTAGAACGCATTCTAAAGGATGCTGCAAGTAAGAGCACTGGAATTGATTTGAAAATACCCGGAAACCCGGGCCGGTTTGTACCTGCTTATTCACTTTATTTATTAGCCCACCTGCGTTCGGAAGATTCCCTTGACGCCATTTTGGAATTTTTCTCACAAAAGCAGGAAACTTTGGATTACTGGCTTCACGATTTTCTAAATGAAGATATTTGGGAAATCGTTTATTTGCTGGGCCAGAATCAGTTAGAAAAGTTGCAAGGGTTCGTCCTAAATAAAGAACACAACTGCTTTGCCCGGCTTGCAGTTTGTACTGCATTGATTCAAATTGCTTTGAATTTCCAAGCGAAGAAGCGTACCGTTTCTGAGATATTTACAGAACTTTTGAAATCGGAAAACGAAGATTCTGAATTTATTGGCTTATTGGTAAGTGAGCTTATGGATCTTCGCGACGAAGCGCTGAAACCACTTATGTTAAAAGCATTAGAGAAGAATTTGATCTGGTCAGGGATCATCAGTTCTGAGGAAGTCAATTCCGGATTTAAAAAGAAGCGTGTTCGAAAAATTGTGCCGCTCGAATTGGCACAAAGAATTGAGTATTTCAAACAATACGCTTATGGGGCAACAACCTCCTCTCGCACTTCCCGCCAAGAAAAACGACGTATTCTGGAAGAGTCGCTTTAA
- a CDS encoding type 1 glutamine amidotransferase, which produces MENLRFTLIQCRNPQDPMREQEIQCFYQALNSPGSIVTDVNLLEELPQTKLFEQTDAILVGGSGDFGVMDGHSFLKPLFEFLGDVCEAGFPMFASCFGFQALCQALGGNVIRDAKNAEVGTYEMQLTDEGKSDPVFGQLPQRFYGQVGHKDRAEKLPNGAVNLAFSAKAPCQAYKIENKPIYATQFHPELTMAQNRERFEIYIDQYTNEKTRMDADLIRNSYRESRETYRLLPLFVEKVLLAEK; this is translated from the coding sequence ATGGAGAACCTGAGATTTACGCTCATCCAATGCCGCAATCCTCAGGATCCCATGCGTGAACAGGAAATTCAGTGCTTTTATCAAGCCCTGAACTCTCCCGGTTCTATTGTAACCGACGTAAATCTTCTCGAAGAATTACCCCAGACAAAGCTATTCGAACAAACCGATGCGATATTAGTAGGCGGCTCTGGAGATTTTGGGGTAATGGATGGACATTCCTTTCTTAAACCATTATTTGAATTTCTTGGTGATGTTTGTGAGGCAGGCTTTCCGATGTTTGCATCTTGCTTTGGATTTCAGGCTTTGTGTCAAGCGTTGGGAGGAAACGTGATCCGGGATGCCAAGAATGCAGAAGTGGGAACTTATGAAATGCAGTTGACGGATGAGGGAAAATCTGATCCGGTGTTTGGCCAATTGCCACAACGATTTTACGGTCAAGTTGGACATAAGGATCGGGCTGAAAAACTGCCAAACGGAGCTGTGAATCTGGCATTTAGCGCTAAAGCGCCTTGTCAAGCTTATAAAATCGAAAACAAACCAATTTATGCGACGCAATTCCATCCCGAGTTAACCATGGCACAAAACCGCGAGCGCTTTGAAATTTATATTGACCAATATACAAATGAAAAAACCCGCATGGATGCTGACTTGATTAGAAACTCATATCGAGAATCCAGGGAAACTTACCGGCTTTTACCGTTGTTTGTTGAGAAAGTTTTGTTAGCTGAAAAATGA
- a CDS encoding SDR family oxidoreductase produces the protein MNLKDKVAVISGSTGALGTAVTQTLFAAGAKVVALYSRESSLETLKSKVTQELVAIKTDVLNEASVQKMVKEVLENHGRIDILVNLVGGFLGGVSIVETSEEQWDKMMNLNLKSVFFNCRNILPVMIKQKSGRIITIGAKGGVKAVSGMSAYSASKAGLINFTEALAEEGREQNITANVVIPSIIDTSDNRNAMPAAIFDNWVKPEMIAETILFLCSEAAGDINGAVIPVYGKS, from the coding sequence ATGAATCTTAAAGATAAAGTAGCGGTCATTTCCGGGAGTACCGGTGCACTCGGTACGGCAGTTACACAAACCCTCTTCGCTGCCGGAGCTAAAGTTGTGGCGTTGTACAGCAGAGAATCGAGTCTTGAAACACTTAAATCGAAAGTAACTCAGGAGTTGGTTGCAATCAAGACTGATGTTCTGAATGAGGCAAGTGTTCAAAAAATGGTCAAAGAAGTTTTAGAAAATCATGGAAGAATCGATATATTAGTTAACCTGGTCGGCGGATTTTTGGGCGGCGTCTCCATTGTTGAAACAAGCGAAGAGCAATGGGATAAGATGATGAACCTGAATTTGAAATCGGTATTTTTCAATTGCCGAAATATTTTGCCGGTCATGATCAAACAAAAATCAGGTAGAATTATTACAATTGGCGCCAAAGGCGGCGTAAAGGCGGTTTCCGGAATGTCTGCCTACTCCGCTTCAAAAGCCGGTTTGATTAATTTTACCGAAGCTTTGGCGGAAGAGGGGCGCGAGCAGAATATCACCGCCAATGTGGTTATTCCGAGTATCATCGATACTTCTGACAACCGCAATGCCATGCCGGCTGCCATTTTTGATAACTGGGTGAAACCGGAAATGATTGCAGAAACTATTTTGTTTTTATGTTCTGAGGCGGCCGGCGATATTAACGGTGCAGTGATTCCGGTTTATGGAAAGTCTTAA